Proteins found in one Synechococcus sp. UW179A genomic segment:
- the nrdJ gene encoding ribonucleoside-triphosphate reductase, adenosylcobalamin-dependent yields MTLSPSRSDTQDITETLSSNGDFPATAPAANPVFYRTYSRRSTAGRESWSEVGARNLGGLQKLGQLTDAEVALMARMQAEKKALPSGRWLWIGGTPWIERQENFSGSYNCTSTNLVDWEAFGLMMDLAMMGCGTGAIIEPHLIDRLPVVTNPIEVINVTDIGATPASERQECTSHTIAGDTVSIRVGDTRRGWVDSYQLLLNLSSDQRFAGRTVKVEVDLSDVRPVGETLKGFGGMANPVKLKDLYARVARLLGKAVGRKLTSIECCLLIDEAAVTIVAGNIRRSAGMRQFSSNDTSAAGAKDNLWQQDSDGNWRIDPERDALRMANHTRVYHTRPSREVVLEAVTRQFHSGEGAIQFAPEAIARSNADLLSTPELRREFIDIYCDQGKEEAGRWLNLNHGPIADDELEHRLGRYGLNPCGEILGADFHCNLAEVHLNQIDPSDDEGQRDAFRAGALSVACLLNHQFEVERYRQSRAWDPIVGVSFTGLFDFFVHAFGTPWLKWWEAGRPDTEEGREFKRQEADYLSRWKATVNEAVWEYCDRHGLRRPNRCTTVQPAGTKSLLTGAAPGWHPPKAQRFIRRITFGKNDPVAMACMDYGYTVVPSQSDKDEQGRLLDDPFDSRCTEWLVEIPTEVSWANLPGADAVDINSFSAMAQFDFYMQVQTHYTAHNTSATIEFREHEIDALVDALHGSIDRGDGYISAALLARFDANATFPRLPFEPIDAATYERMQSDVIKRRVSTDFFEALQRYDMGEISEAGPAGCDSDKCLLPLAKPNS; encoded by the coding sequence GTGACCCTGTCTCCAAGCCGCAGTGATACCCAGGACATCACCGAAACCCTGTCCAGCAATGGGGACTTCCCCGCAACAGCACCCGCAGCCAATCCCGTTTTCTATCGGACTTACAGCCGACGCAGCACTGCTGGACGAGAAAGTTGGAGTGAAGTTGGGGCCCGAAATCTCGGCGGTTTGCAAAAGCTCGGCCAGCTGACCGACGCAGAGGTTGCGCTGATGGCACGGATGCAGGCCGAAAAGAAAGCTTTGCCGTCAGGACGTTGGCTCTGGATCGGCGGCACCCCCTGGATCGAACGCCAAGAGAATTTCTCCGGCTCCTACAACTGCACTTCCACCAATCTTGTGGACTGGGAAGCCTTCGGTCTGATGATGGACCTGGCGATGATGGGCTGCGGGACAGGCGCCATCATCGAGCCGCACCTGATCGATCGACTACCGGTGGTCACCAATCCGATTGAGGTGATCAACGTCACCGACATCGGCGCAACGCCTGCGAGTGAGCGTCAAGAGTGCACGAGCCACACCATTGCTGGCGACACGGTTTCGATTCGGGTTGGCGACACCCGCCGTGGCTGGGTTGATAGCTATCAGTTGCTGCTCAACCTCAGCAGTGATCAGCGTTTTGCAGGACGGACGGTGAAGGTTGAAGTTGACCTCTCCGACGTACGACCTGTTGGCGAAACCCTCAAGGGCTTCGGCGGCATGGCCAATCCGGTCAAGCTGAAGGATCTCTACGCACGTGTCGCCCGTCTTCTGGGCAAAGCCGTCGGACGCAAGCTCACATCGATTGAATGCTGCCTGCTGATTGATGAAGCTGCCGTCACCATCGTGGCCGGCAACATCCGTCGCAGCGCAGGCATGCGTCAGTTTTCATCCAACGACACCAGCGCAGCAGGAGCTAAAGACAACCTCTGGCAGCAGGATTCCGACGGCAATTGGCGGATTGATCCCGAGCGTGATGCCCTGCGAATGGCCAACCACACCCGGGTCTATCACACCCGCCCCAGCCGCGAGGTGGTGTTAGAGGCGGTCACCCGTCAGTTCCACAGCGGTGAGGGAGCGATCCAGTTTGCACCTGAAGCGATTGCTCGCTCCAATGCCGACCTTCTCTCCACCCCTGAACTGCGTCGGGAATTCATCGACATTTATTGCGATCAAGGCAAGGAAGAAGCAGGTCGCTGGCTGAATCTGAATCACGGCCCGATTGCTGATGACGAACTCGAGCATCGACTCGGCCGCTATGGGCTCAATCCCTGTGGAGAAATCCTTGGTGCGGATTTCCACTGCAACCTTGCGGAAGTTCATCTCAATCAGATTGACCCAAGCGACGACGAGGGACAGCGTGACGCCTTCAGGGCTGGTGCCTTATCGGTGGCTTGTCTGCTGAACCATCAATTCGAAGTGGAGCGCTATCGCCAAAGCCGTGCCTGGGATCCGATCGTTGGCGTGAGTTTTACGGGCTTATTCGATTTCTTTGTTCACGCCTTCGGAACCCCCTGGCTGAAATGGTGGGAAGCCGGTCGCCCAGACACGGAGGAAGGCCGTGAATTCAAGCGTCAGGAAGCCGATTACCTCAGTCGCTGGAAGGCAACGGTCAATGAAGCCGTTTGGGAGTACTGCGACCGTCACGGACTGCGTCGCCCAAACCGCTGCACCACTGTTCAACCCGCCGGTACGAAAAGCCTGCTCACTGGTGCTGCTCCTGGCTGGCACCCCCCCAAAGCGCAGCGTTTCATCCGACGCATCACGTTTGGCAAGAACGATCCCGTTGCGATGGCCTGCATGGACTATGGCTACACAGTGGTGCCCTCTCAGTCCGACAAGGACGAGCAAGGTCGCTTGCTCGATGACCCATTTGACAGCCGCTGCACCGAGTGGCTGGTTGAGATTCCAACTGAAGTGAGCTGGGCCAACCTGCCTGGCGCAGATGCGGTGGACATCAACTCCTTCTCGGCCATGGCCCAATTTGATTTCTACATGCAGGTGCAGACCCACTACACCGCTCACAACACATCGGCAACGATCGAATTCCGTGAGCATGAAATCGATGCGCTCGTCGACGCACTTCACGGCAGCATCGACCGAGGAGATGGCTACATCTCAGCTGCCTTGCTGGCCCGTTTCGATGCCAACGCCACCTTCCCCAGGCTGCCATTCGAGCCAATCGATGCCGCAACCTACGAGCGGATGCAATCCGACGTGATCAAACGTCGCGTGAGTACTGATTTCTTCGAAGCTCTGCAGCGCTACGACATGGGTGAAATCAGCGAAGCGGGACCCGCAGGTTGCGATTCAGACAAGTGCCTCCTACCTCTGGCCAAGCCCAACAGTTGA